From Phoenix dactylifera cultivar Barhee BC4 unplaced genomic scaffold, palm_55x_up_171113_PBpolish2nd_filt_p 001772F, whole genome shotgun sequence, one genomic window encodes:
- the LOC120109075 gene encoding uncharacterized protein LOC120109075 has translation MRQFFNGPWLSWREVPTHAKVGMWNKFEEIHTILPGQLHHVHQVWNKHCQRRLTTSLGRVRSQKLLEAKGDLNKARDKPPNWISRENWNKLIDIWISPKWKKKSEANKNNRNTMKNGSISKHCGGSITFVNHDERLKLKLRREPTIVESFNRTHKTKQGMGGYVDKRSEAVMAKYSAEYSKNMVMPPPQMAPPRDYDLWFEATGVPTHGHVYGFSPLEDLTGIIGQSSSASDL, from the exons ATGCGCCAATTTTTCAATGGTCCGTGGTTGTCATGGAGGGAGGTCCCTACACATGCTAAAGTTGGAATGTGGAACAAATTTGAG GAGATACACACAATTCTTCCAGGACAATTGCATCATGTGCATCAAGTTTGGAACAAGCATTGTCAGCGACGATTGACAACCTCATTAGGGAGGGTCAGAAGCCAAAAGCTTCTGGAAGCAAAAGGAGATTTAAATAAAGCCCGTGATAAACCCCCTAATtggatctctagagaaaattggaataagctaattgatatttggatctccccaaaatggaagaagaaatcagaagccaacaaaaataatagaaacacCATGAAGAATGGTAGCATCTCTAAACACTGTGGAGGATCAATCACATTTGTCAATCATGACGAACGATTG AAATTAAAGTTACGTAGGGAGCCAACAATAGTTGAATCTTTTAATCGGACGCATAAGACAAAGCAAGGCATGGGAGGATATGTAGATAAGAGAAGTGAAGCTGTCATg gcaaagtattcagctgaatactccAAAAATATGGTGATGCCTCCACCTCAGATGGCTCCTCCACGTGATTATGACTTGTGGTTTGAGGCAACTGGTGTCCCAACTCATGGCCAT
- the LOC120109074 gene encoding uncharacterized protein At5g23160-like, with protein sequence MDSKKNSTSKTRRRRRFSWISSCFGGSPLSDSGSTEAPGSRVVKASRFSCLSFRAKKRTVPVDAVADATPGGAPKEKPASAKKSFFQKFRKDKIRESRSLPHHHHQPQISAAKPDVTAEPHSLQVRHVASKCDARSQPASLYRMRDAARTGTRTSHPGSPEPGHRTASAAILRSSNHRKPWKKCSGTIGYSIDSCVGLSVLAVALTLTLLLGRACAIVCMSAWLYLLPRFSVATTAARIAVGGKGDGEIDMSSEEHKKRVVLMGLLQREGRRPPSVAIRASTR encoded by the exons ATGGATTCCAAGAAGAACTCCACCTCCAAAACACGTCGCCGGAGGCGATTTTCTTGGATTTCGTCATGCTTCGGAGGGTCGCCGTTGTCGGATTCCGGCAGCACCGAGGCGCCGGGCTCCCGTGTCGTCAAAGCTTCtcggttctcttgcttgagtttTCGGGCCAAGAAGAGGACCGTGCCGGTGGATGCCGTGGCCGATGCAACCCCCGGAGGTGCACCGAAGGAGAAGCCGGCGTCTGCGAAGAAGAGCTTCTTCCAGAAATTTAGGAAG GACAAGATCAGAGAGAGCCGCTCTTtgccccaccaccaccaccaacccCAGATTTCTGCAGCAAAGCCCGACGTCACCGCGGAGCCACACAGCCTCCAAGTTCGCCATGTTGCCTCCAAGTGTGATGCCCGCAGCCAGCCAGCGTCACTCTACCGGATGCGCGACGCAGCCCGGACCGGCACCCGGACCAGCCACCCCGGCTCGCCTGAACCCGGCCACCGCACCGCCTCCGCCGCAATTCTGCGCAGCTCCAACCACAGAAAACCCTGGAAGAAGTGCAGCGGGACGATCGGATATAGTATCGACTCCTGCGTCGGGCTGTCGGTGCTCGCCGTGGCGCTCACTCTGACGCTTCTACTCGGCCGGGCCTGCGCCATCGTTTGCATGAGTGCATGGCTCTACCTCCTGCCTCGATTCAGCGTGGCGACAACTGCGGCGAGGATTGCTGTTGGCGGGAAGGGCGATGGTGAGATTGATATGAGCTCGGAGGAGCACAAGAAGAGAGTGGTTCTGATGGGTTTGCTGCAACGTGAAGGCCGGCGGCCGCCATCGGTGGCAATTCGGGCAAGCACGCGATAG